One part of the Thermodesulfovibrio sp. 3462-1 genome encodes these proteins:
- a CDS encoding NfeD family protein gives MIIPVTLVTALFFGVLLRLAYKAHKRKPVTGVEELIGLEGIAKTDIDSSSGMVMVHGELWQARSDEPIKKDEEIVVQDIKGLTLRVRKKN, from the coding sequence GTGATTATTCCTGTAACACTGGTAACAGCATTGTTTTTTGGTGTGCTTCTGAGGCTTGCATATAAAGCCCATAAAAGAAAACCTGTTACAGGAGTGGAAGAACTCATTGGTTTAGAAGGGATTGCAAAAACTGATATTGACAGCTCCTCAGGAATGGTTATGGTTCATGGAGAACTCTGGCAAGCTCGTTCAGATGAACCAATAAAAAAGGATGAAGAAATTGTAGTGCAAGACATAAAGGGACTTACTCTTCGGGTGAGGAAAAAGAATTGA